A single region of the Nicotiana sylvestris chromosome 6, ASM39365v2, whole genome shotgun sequence genome encodes:
- the LOC138871895 gene encoding uncharacterized protein, which yields MEMLRQIQLNIPLMDALREMPGYAKMIKDLMSWKFDFHDLSTITLTQTCNTVVTRPMAQKMSDPGSFTIPCTIGTYTFSKALCDLGASINLMSLAVYTKLGIGRARPTLMLLQLAVRTVKRPTRILDDVLVKVGKFVFPVDFVILDCQVDEEIPIILGRPFLSTGRALIDCETMELKMRLNDEEVIFNVQQSMRRPSEYVNCSLVEAVEVILQEEDVTLTTKDPLEACLINLEEMDGEGLAEWVMALEGQGFWKREPQFESLELEKRATPLAKPSVDEPPKLELKPLPAHLRCVGRTALTGTVGKQDYHWLDHGKHKGYQPSLLYAQDSLGRRAQTFQRTSMKAEPEHKGGSKEGNDQMISIAPEYREKTSFTCPYGIFAFRRMPFGLCNAPTTFQWCMLAIFTDMVEDIMEVFMDDFSMEGIVLGHRVSSKRIEVDHAKVDVIEKLPPPTSVKAVRCFLGHAGFYRRFIKDFSKIANPLCKLLEKDHPFVFSNECRLAFKELKKRLVTAPIIVAPNWEQPFELMCDASDYAIRAVLGQRQVKLMHPIYYASRTLSGAQLNYTVMEKEMLAVVFAFDKFRSYLIGLKVIVYTDHAAIRYLIEKKESKPPLIRWVLLLQEFDLMCDASDYAIRAVLGQRQVKLMHPIYYASRTLSGA from the exons ATGGAGATGCTGCGtcaaattcagttgaatattccttTGATGGATGCCTTGAGGGAGATGCCAGGTTATGCAAAGATGATAAAAGACCTAATGTCATGGAAGTTTGATTTTCATGATCTATCCACAATAACTCTGACGCAGACCTGCAACACAGTAGTGACCAGACCGATGGCTCAAAAGATGTCCGACCCAGGTAGCTTCACTATTCCGTGCACGATTGGGACTTACACCTTTTCAAaggcattatgtgatttgggagccagcataaatttgatgtcTCTGGCTGTATACACCAAACTGGGCATTGGCAGAGCTAGACCGACTTTGATGCTGCTGCAGCTGGCTGTCCGCACGGTTAAAAGACCTACTAGGATTCTTGATGATGTATTGGTGAAAGTGGGGAAGTTTGTGTTCCCTGTAGACTTTGTTATTCTGGATTGTCAGGTAGATGAGGAGATACCTATCATTTTAGGTAGGCCATTTTTGTCCACTGGGAGAGCCCTGATCGATTGTGAGACTATGGAATTAAAAATGAGACTGAACgatgaagaagtcatattcaatGTTCAGCAATCTATGAGGAGACCCAGTGAATATGTGAATTGCTCTCTGGTGGAGGCAGTGGAGGTGATCCTGCAAGAAGAGGATGTGACCCTGACTACTAAAGATCCATTAGAGGCATGTCTGAtaaatttagaagaaatggatggtgaaGGGTTGGCTGAGTGGGTCATGGCACTTGAAGGCCAAGGATTTTGGAAAAGGGAACCTcagttcgagtcccttgagttAGAAAAAAGGGCTACACCTCTAGCAAAACCATCGGTAGATGAACCACCCAAGTTGGAGCTAAAGCCACTCCCAGCTCACCTCAG ATGTGTAGGTAGAACAGCTCTTACAGGTACTGTAGGAAAGCAAGACTACCATTGGCTGGACCATGGCAAACATAAAGGGTATCAGCCTAgccttctgtatgcacaagattctcttggaagaagggcacaaaccttccagagaacatcAATGAAGGCTGAACCCGAACATAAAGGAGGTAGTAAAGAAGGAAatgatcaaatg atatcaatagcccccgaatatagagagaaaacatccttcacttgtccatatggcatcttcgcctttcggagaatgccttttgggctttgTAATGCACCGACGACATTTCAATGGTGCATGTTAGCCATTTTcacagacatggtggaggatattatggaggtctttatggatgatttctccatg gAAGGGATAGTCCTGGGACATCGAGTGTCCAGTAAAAGAATTGAGGTCGACCATGCCAAGGTTGACGTGATTGAAAAACTACCACCGCCCACTTCGGTCAAGGCGGTGAGAtgtttccttgggcacgccgggttctacaggcgattcatcaaagatttctccaaaattgctaacccattatgcaaactccttgaaaaggatcacCCTTTTGTGTTTTCTAATGAATGTAGGTTGGCATTTAAGGAACTGAAGAAGAGATTGGTgactgcacccatcattgttgcacccaactgggagcaaccatttgagctcatgtgtgacgcaagtgactACGCCATAAGAGCAGTCTTGGGGCAGCGACAGGTTAAACTGATGCACCCGATTTATTATGCAAGCAGAACGCTAAGCGGTGCACAACTCAATTACACTGTGATGgaaaaggagatgttggctgtTGTTTTTGCATTCGATAAATTCAGGTCATATTTGATTGGCTTGAAAGTTATTGTTTACACTGACCATGCAGCAATTAGATACCTAATagaaaagaaggagtcaaagccTCCCTTGATTCGCTGGGTTCTTCTGTTACAAGAATTTGatctcatgtgtgatgcaagtgactaCGCCATAAGAGCAGTCTTGGGGCAGCGACAGGTTAAACTGATGCACCCGATTTATTATGCAAGCAGAACGCTAAGCGGTGCATAA
- the LOC104241988 gene encoding transcription factor TCP17-like, with protein sequence MNPSRNNSQANKQEAAGHDHDTNKSKISRTPSSSSRQSWAGFKNPRIVRVSRSFGGKDRHSKVCTVRGLRDRRIRLSVPTAIQLYDLQDRLGLSQPSKVIDWLLDATKHEIDKLPPLQMPPPSLSHFFNNTNNTYMRDGPNQELLSLKESNHFDATTAFGKDKWIASNEQENKDGTNIGGYVPLFSSQNISSLPAGMLNSNIPFNNNYRNWEIPNSNLSLAPFGNNNHTFSSQTEDNPISMSFPSGSHNLYFCPTATTLSSLVPAPFMSTTNSQLNHFHFLNSSTNSQHVLPNPLAPTLNYQDQ encoded by the coding sequence ATGAATCCAAGTAGAAACAATTCTCAGGCTAATAAGCAAGAAGCAGCTGGTCATGATCATGACACCAACAAGAGTAAAATCTCAAGGACTCCATCATCAAGTTCAAGGCAGTCATGGGCAGGCTTTAAAAATCCAAGAATTGTACGCGTTTCGCGTTCATTTGGCGGGAAAGATAGGCATAGTAAAGTTTGCACTGTAAGGGGATTAAGAGACAGAAGAATAAGACTTTCAGTGCCTACTGCAATTCAATTGTATGATCTTCAAGATAGACTTGGACTCAGCCAACCTAGCAAAGTTATAGACTGGTTACTTGATGCTACTAAACATGAAATTGATAAACTCCCACCTTTACAAATGCCGCCACCATCTCTTTCTCACTTCTTCAATAATACAAATAATACATATATGAGAGATGGACCAAATCAAGAATTGTTGTCTCTCAAGGAATCTAACCATTTTGATGCTACTACAGCATTTGGAAAAGACAAATGGATTGCCTCAAATGAGCAAGAAAATAAGGATGGTACTAATATTGGAGGTTATGTTCCACTATTTTCAtctcaaaatatttcttctttacCTGCAGGTATGTTAAACAGCAATATACCCTTCAATAATAACTACCGTAATTGGGAAATACCTAATTCAAATTTGTCTTTAGCTCCATTTGGAAATAATAACCATACCTTTTCatcacaaacagaagacaatcctATATCAATGTCTTTTCCTTCAGGCTCTCATAATTTATATTTCTGTCCAACTGCTACAACATTGTCATCTCTTGTTCCAGCTCCATTTATGAGTACCACTAATTCACAGCTCAACCACTTCCATTTTTTAAACTCAAGTACTAATTCACAACATGTTCTTCCAAATCCGCTCGCGCCAACTCTTAACTACCAAGACCAATGA